The proteins below come from a single Asanoa ferruginea genomic window:
- a CDS encoding tannase/feruloyl esterase family alpha/beta hydrolase, producing MINPTNGRSRAALWLGRLTLVALLAAALPTNAQTANADSAAQRPAAGDSSMSRCSTGYLTHALHLPHVAVDSAVPETTGSYTPPGATAAITGLPTFCAVDLTRTDSAGNPVHIAVWLPAKWNGRFQGIGGGGYSCGIFYATPPGYVSPSLEQTLKVGYASVSTDWGVPPADANTGSWALKPDGQLNTDLISDFASASIHDMTVAGKAVTQAFYGDQIRYAYFNGCSTGGREGLMEAQQYPTDYNGIVSGSPAINWTSWVPAAIWPALVMNQTHHALPTCKQDAFTAAAVKACDPQDGVTDGIISDPVACDWNANKLIGQSTPCGTITAADATVMNKIWQGPVTARGRSLWFGLVRGASPAWLAATTTTDGVTEAVPLPHAVGWLGTWLKQNPNWDWKTLTFTQYDQLFAQSLREFSSTIATDDPDLSRFNGNGGKILLWHGLADPIIPPQGSIRYYQRVQQATGGAAKTRSFARLFLAPGADHCASAAGPTPTDPLAAIVAWVEHGQAPQSIPATLTDPATGAQTLSRPVCAYPLVARYTGRGSTTDARNFACAPTYQAR from the coding sequence ATGATTAATCCGACCAACGGCCGGTCGCGCGCCGCGCTTTGGCTTGGCCGCCTGACACTTGTCGCACTGCTCGCGGCCGCGCTGCCCACGAACGCTCAAACCGCCAACGCGGACAGCGCGGCCCAACGACCTGCCGCAGGCGACTCTTCGATGTCCCGGTGTAGCACCGGTTACCTGACGCACGCGCTGCACCTTCCCCACGTGGCGGTGGACTCCGCGGTCCCCGAGACCACGGGCAGCTACACACCGCCCGGGGCCACCGCCGCGATCACCGGGCTGCCCACCTTCTGCGCTGTGGACCTGACCCGAACCGACTCCGCGGGCAACCCCGTCCACATCGCGGTCTGGCTGCCCGCGAAGTGGAACGGACGGTTTCAGGGCATCGGCGGCGGCGGCTACTCCTGCGGAATCTTCTATGCCACACCACCGGGATATGTCAGTCCCTCCCTTGAACAGACGCTCAAAGTTGGATACGCGTCAGTGTCCACCGACTGGGGGGTCCCGCCGGCCGACGCCAACACCGGGAGCTGGGCGTTGAAGCCCGACGGTCAGCTCAACACCGACCTGATCAGCGACTTCGCCTCCGCCAGCATCCACGACATGACCGTCGCCGGCAAAGCGGTCACCCAGGCCTTCTACGGCGACCAGATCCGGTACGCCTACTTCAACGGCTGCTCGACGGGCGGCCGGGAAGGCCTGATGGAGGCGCAGCAGTACCCGACCGACTACAACGGCATCGTCTCCGGCTCACCAGCGATCAACTGGACGAGTTGGGTTCCCGCCGCCATCTGGCCGGCACTGGTCATGAACCAGACGCATCACGCGCTGCCGACCTGCAAGCAGGACGCGTTCACCGCGGCGGCGGTGAAGGCGTGCGACCCGCAGGACGGCGTCACCGACGGCATCATCAGTGACCCGGTCGCCTGCGACTGGAACGCCAACAAGCTGATCGGGCAGAGCACACCCTGCGGCACCATCACCGCAGCGGACGCGACCGTCATGAACAAGATCTGGCAAGGCCCGGTCACGGCCCGCGGCCGGTCACTGTGGTTCGGCCTCGTGCGTGGCGCCTCGCCGGCCTGGCTCGCCGCGACCACTACCACGGACGGAGTCACCGAAGCGGTGCCGTTGCCACACGCCGTGGGCTGGCTGGGCACCTGGCTGAAGCAGAACCCGAACTGGGACTGGAAGACCCTCACCTTCACCCAGTACGACCAACTGTTCGCGCAATCGCTGCGCGAGTTCTCATCCACCATCGCCACGGACGATCCTGACCTGAGCCGCTTCAACGGGAACGGCGGGAAGATCCTCCTCTGGCACGGGCTCGCCGACCCGATCATTCCCCCGCAGGGCAGCATCCGTTACTACCAGCGCGTCCAACAGGCGACGGGCGGTGCGGCGAAAACGCGGTCGTTCGCGCGGCTGTTCCTGGCCCCCGGTGCCGACCATTGCGCCAGCGCGGCAGGCCCGACCCCCACCGACCCGCTCGCGGCGATCGTCGCGTGGGTGGAACACGGACAAGCGCCACAGTCCATCCCGGCCACTCTCACTGACCCGGCCACCGGCGCACAGACCCTGTCCCGACCGGTCTGTGCCTACCCACTCGTGGCCCGCTACACCGGCCGCGGCAGCACCACCGACGCACGGAACTTCGCCTGTGCGCCGACCTACCAGGCGCGTTAA
- a CDS encoding NAD-dependent epimerase/dehydratase family protein, giving the protein MRVFVAGGAGVLGRRLVPQLLARGHQVTATTTSAAKLDLLERQGADAVVMNGLDAGSVARAVADARPDVIVHQMTGISLTHGGKPDLKHFDRWSVPTIRLRTEGTDHLLAAAEDNGVAHFVAQGYANWNGIRQGGWVKTEEDPLDLHEGTAAHTSMVALRHVEEVVGKAGGAVMRYGAFYGPSATDDQVELVRKRQFPLVGRGTGYASWIHLDDAASATVLAVEQQARGVFNIVDDEPAPASQWLPYLAACAGAKPPMRIPTWLARPLAGKVVVVMMTEGRGFSNAKAKRELGWELRYPSWRQGFREGLA; this is encoded by the coding sequence GTGCGAGTTTTCGTGGCCGGCGGGGCCGGGGTGCTGGGGCGGCGGTTGGTGCCACAGTTACTGGCGCGAGGTCATCAAGTGACGGCGACAACGACGAGCGCGGCCAAGCTCGACTTGCTGGAGCGGCAGGGCGCCGATGCGGTGGTGATGAACGGGCTGGATGCGGGGTCGGTTGCCCGGGCAGTGGCCGACGCCCGGCCAGACGTGATCGTGCATCAGATGACCGGAATCAGCCTTACCCATGGCGGTAAACCCGATCTGAAGCATTTTGATCGGTGGTCGGTCCCCACCATCCGGCTGCGCACCGAGGGGACGGACCACCTGCTGGCTGCGGCCGAGGACAACGGCGTGGCCCATTTCGTCGCGCAGGGGTACGCCAACTGGAACGGCATCCGCCAAGGCGGTTGGGTCAAGACCGAAGAAGACCCGTTGGACCTGCACGAAGGGACGGCGGCACACACGTCGATGGTGGCGCTGCGCCACGTCGAAGAGGTGGTGGGCAAGGCGGGCGGCGCCGTCATGCGGTACGGCGCGTTCTACGGACCGAGCGCCACCGACGACCAGGTCGAGCTGGTACGCAAACGGCAGTTCCCGCTGGTCGGCAGGGGCACTGGCTACGCTTCGTGGATTCATCTGGATGACGCGGCGAGCGCGACCGTGCTGGCGGTGGAGCAGCAAGCGCGGGGTGTGTTCAACATCGTCGACGACGAGCCAGCGCCCGCCAGTCAGTGGTTGCCATACCTGGCGGCCTGCGCCGGGGCGAAGCCGCCCATGCGGATTCCTACCTGGTTGGCCCGACCGCTGGCCGGGAAGGTGGTGGTGGTCATGATGACCGAGGGACGCGGCTTCTCCAACGCCAAGGCCAAGCGGGAGCTTGGCTGGGAGCTTCGCTATCCATCGTGGCGACAGGGCTTCAGGGAGGGATTGGCGTGA
- a CDS encoding glycoside hydrolase family 9 protein, which produces MHHVRRLRRARSDQPWSRRVLAAGAALVTGLTLGAVPGPASAAVPATTGVQAAAAAFNYAEALQKSLFFYEAQQSGPKPSWNRVSWRGDSALTDGADVGLDLTGGWFDAGDHVKFGFPMAFSATMLAWGAVEYRDGYVSSGQLPHLLNNLRFVNDYFVKAHPSPNVLYGQIGNGDADHKWWGPAEVMPMARPSYKIDASCGGADLAGETAAAMAASSMVFRPTDAAYADKLLGHAKQLYTFADTVRKSYHDCITDATNFYRSWSGYQDELVWGAIWLYRATGDASYLAKAESGYDLLGNENQTTTKSYKWTIAWDNKQFGAYVLLARLTGKQKYLDDANRWLDYWTVGVNGQRVPYSPGGMAVLDSWGALRYAANTSFVALLHGDYLTDATRKARYQDFALRQINYALGDNPRNSSYVIGFGANSPKNPHHRTAHGSWWDSQTVPEETRHVLYGALVGGPSSANDAYSDTRSDYVMNEVATDYNAGFTSALAALVTKHGGTPLANFPVAETPDRDELTVETTVMQAEPRATGLKAIIYNRSAYPARALTDAKFRYYFRAEGATPVVVTPGYTQGCPSPSTARQVSGDLWYVEVDCTGYTIAPAGQSQHRMEVQFKVGVPEGGTWDPTNDPSYSTVTGPNRNVPLYAGGRRVWGVEPGAPTPDTTAPTAPGRPTASAVTATGATLSWAASTDNVGVTGYDVYREAGATDVLVGSPTAATFAVTGLTAATSYAFYVVAKDAAGNRSAASAPVSVTTTDPPAPDAVAPTAPGQPTASTITTSGVTLSWAASTDNVGVTGYRVYRENGATDLLVGSPTGTTLAVTGLTAATAYTFYVVAVDAAANTSPPSASVTVTTAAPPAAGACTVAYATNDWGSGFTANITITNTGTTTINGWSLGFTFPHSGQKVGQGWSATFTQTGTAVTATNLSYNGALAAGASTGIGFNGTHTGSNPKPTSFTLNGVACTA; this is translated from the coding sequence ATGCACCACGTCAGACGACTCCGGCGGGCGCGGTCCGACCAGCCGTGGTCACGCCGTGTCCTCGCCGCCGGTGCGGCCCTGGTCACCGGGCTCACCCTCGGCGCCGTACCCGGTCCCGCGTCCGCGGCCGTCCCCGCCACGACCGGCGTGCAGGCCGCCGCGGCCGCCTTCAACTACGCCGAGGCACTGCAGAAGTCCCTTTTCTTCTACGAGGCCCAGCAGTCCGGCCCGAAGCCCTCCTGGAACCGCGTCTCCTGGCGCGGGGACTCCGCGTTGACCGACGGCGCCGACGTCGGGCTCGACCTGACCGGCGGCTGGTTCGACGCCGGCGACCACGTCAAGTTCGGCTTCCCGATGGCGTTCAGTGCCACCATGCTCGCCTGGGGCGCGGTCGAGTACCGGGACGGCTACGTGTCGTCCGGGCAGCTCCCGCACCTGCTCAACAACCTGCGCTTCGTCAACGACTACTTCGTCAAGGCGCACCCGTCACCGAACGTCCTCTACGGACAGATCGGCAACGGCGACGCCGACCACAAGTGGTGGGGTCCGGCCGAGGTGATGCCGATGGCGCGTCCCTCGTACAAAATCGATGCGAGCTGTGGCGGCGCGGACCTGGCCGGGGAGACGGCGGCGGCGATGGCCGCGTCGTCCATGGTCTTCCGACCCACCGACGCCGCCTACGCGGACAAGCTGCTCGGCCACGCTAAGCAGCTCTACACGTTCGCCGACACGGTGCGGAAGAGCTACCACGACTGCATCACCGACGCGACCAACTTCTACCGGTCGTGGAGCGGCTACCAGGACGAGCTGGTCTGGGGTGCGATCTGGCTGTATAGGGCCACCGGCGACGCCAGCTACCTCGCCAAGGCCGAGAGCGGGTATGACCTGCTCGGCAACGAGAACCAGACCACCACCAAGTCCTACAAGTGGACGATCGCCTGGGACAACAAACAGTTCGGCGCGTACGTGCTGCTGGCCCGCCTGACCGGCAAGCAGAAGTACCTGGACGACGCCAACCGGTGGCTCGACTACTGGACCGTCGGCGTGAACGGGCAACGGGTGCCCTACTCGCCGGGTGGCATGGCGGTGCTCGACTCGTGGGGCGCGCTGCGCTACGCGGCGAACACCAGCTTCGTCGCCCTGCTGCACGGTGACTACCTCACCGACGCCACCCGCAAGGCCCGCTACCAGGACTTCGCGCTGCGGCAGATCAACTACGCGCTGGGCGACAACCCGCGCAACTCCAGCTACGTCATCGGGTTCGGCGCCAACTCGCCGAAGAACCCGCACCACCGCACCGCGCACGGCTCCTGGTGGGATAGCCAGACCGTGCCCGAGGAGACCCGGCATGTGCTCTACGGCGCGCTGGTGGGTGGACCCTCGTCGGCCAACGACGCCTACAGCGACACCCGGTCGGACTACGTGATGAACGAGGTCGCCACCGACTACAACGCCGGCTTCACCTCCGCGCTCGCCGCGCTGGTGACCAAGCACGGCGGCACCCCGCTGGCGAACTTCCCGGTCGCCGAGACGCCCGACCGCGACGAGTTGACCGTGGAGACCACGGTGATGCAGGCCGAGCCGCGGGCCACCGGGCTCAAGGCCATCATCTACAACCGCTCCGCGTACCCGGCCCGCGCCCTGACCGACGCGAAGTTCCGCTACTACTTCCGCGCCGAGGGCGCCACGCCCGTCGTGGTCACCCCCGGCTACACCCAGGGTTGCCCGTCGCCGTCCACGGCCCGCCAGGTCTCCGGCGACCTCTGGTACGTCGAGGTCGACTGCACCGGCTACACCATCGCCCCGGCCGGGCAGTCGCAGCACCGGATGGAGGTGCAGTTCAAGGTCGGCGTACCGGAGGGTGGCACCTGGGACCCGACCAACGACCCGTCGTACAGCACCGTCACCGGGCCCAACCGCAACGTGCCGCTCTACGCCGGTGGCCGCCGGGTCTGGGGCGTCGAGCCCGGCGCGCCCACCCCGGACACCACCGCGCCGACGGCGCCCGGCCGGCCGACCGCGTCGGCGGTCACCGCGACCGGCGCGACGCTGAGCTGGGCGGCGTCGACCGACAACGTGGGCGTCACCGGGTACGACGTCTACCGCGAGGCCGGCGCCACCGACGTCCTCGTCGGCTCGCCCACCGCCGCCACGTTCGCGGTGACCGGGCTGACCGCCGCCACCTCCTACGCGTTCTACGTGGTGGCCAAGGACGCCGCGGGCAACCGCTCCGCCGCGTCCGCACCGGTCTCCGTCACCACCACCGACCCGCCCGCGCCGGACGCCGTCGCGCCGACCGCGCCCGGCCAGCCGACCGCGTCCACGATCACCACGAGCGGGGTGACCCTGAGCTGGGCGGCGTCGACCGACAACGTCGGCGTCACCGGCTACCGGGTCTACCGGGAGAACGGCGCGACCGACCTGCTCGTCGGCTCGCCCACCGGCACCACGCTCGCGGTGACCGGGCTGACCGCGGCCACCGCGTACACCTTCTACGTGGTGGCCGTCGACGCGGCCGCCAACACCTCCCCACCATCCGCGTCGGTCACCGTGACCACGGCGGCGCCGCCCGCCGCCGGTGCCTGCACCGTGGCGTACGCGACAAATGACTGGGGCAGCGGGTTCACCGCGAACATCACGATCACCAACACCGGAACGACCACGATCAACGGCTGGAGCCTCGGCTTCACCTTCCCGCACTCCGGGCAGAAGGTCGGCCAGGGCTGGTCGGCGACGTTCACCCAGACCGGCACGGCGGTCACCGCGACGAACCTGTCCTACAACGGTGCGCTGGCAGCGGGGGCGTCGACCGGCATCGGCTTCAACGGCACCCACACGGGCAGCAACCCGAAGCCGACCAGCTTCACCCTGAACGGCGTCGCCTGCACCGCCTGA
- a CDS encoding RNA polymerase sigma-70 factor translates to MAGTARSTPNDRGPSRNRDSRPDPATEAFVAQRNLLFTVAYEMLGSAVDAEDVLQETWLRWASVDLGTVRDQRAYLVRITTHQSLDRLRVLGRRKESYIGPWLPEPLLTTPDVADDVELADSVSMAMLLVLETLAPIERAVFVLREVFELGYEEIAEAVNKSPAAVRQLAYRARAHVAARRPRGVVSAAETRGALEAFQRAVDTGELQSLLDILAPDVVFLGDGGGVAHAALRPVVGADAVAGMLAAGLANLATRSPRMALVNGFPALILRLDGEIDTVLAVRIDEGLITGLYSVRNPQKLSRLQHETTLRR, encoded by the coding sequence ATGGCCGGCACGGCGCGGAGTACACCGAACGATCGCGGCCCCAGCAGGAATCGGGACAGCCGGCCGGATCCCGCGACCGAGGCGTTTGTCGCCCAGCGCAACCTGCTGTTCACTGTCGCCTATGAGATGCTCGGCTCGGCGGTCGACGCCGAAGACGTCCTGCAGGAGACCTGGCTGCGGTGGGCGAGCGTCGATCTTGGCACGGTGCGGGATCAGCGGGCGTACCTGGTCCGGATCACCACCCACCAGTCGCTCGACCGCCTGCGTGTACTCGGGCGCCGCAAGGAGTCCTATATCGGCCCCTGGCTGCCCGAGCCGCTGCTGACTACGCCCGACGTCGCCGATGACGTCGAGTTGGCTGACAGCGTCTCGATGGCGATGTTGCTGGTATTGGAGACGCTCGCACCGATCGAGCGGGCGGTGTTCGTGCTGCGCGAAGTATTCGAGCTGGGATATGAGGAGATCGCCGAGGCCGTCAACAAGAGCCCGGCCGCGGTCCGCCAGCTCGCGTACCGGGCACGGGCGCACGTCGCTGCGCGCCGGCCACGCGGCGTCGTTTCCGCGGCTGAGACCCGCGGCGCACTCGAGGCGTTCCAGCGGGCGGTCGATACCGGTGAACTGCAGAGCCTGCTCGACATACTCGCACCGGACGTCGTCTTCCTGGGGGACGGTGGCGGAGTCGCGCACGCCGCGCTGAGGCCCGTTGTCGGGGCCGACGCAGTAGCCGGCATGCTGGCCGCCGGACTGGCCAACCTGGCCACGAGGTCGCCGCGGATGGCACTGGTCAACGGCTTCCCGGCGCTGATCCTGCGGCTCGACGGCGAGATCGACACTGTCCTGGCCGTGCGCATCGACGAAGGCCTCATCACGGGGCTCTACTCCGTGCGCAATCCTCAGAAGCTATCGCGTTTGCAACACGAGACCACGCTACGCCGCTGA
- the coaD gene encoding pantetheine-phosphate adenylyltransferase, with the protein MAVYPGTFDPFTPGHRDLVARARAMFERIIVLLAVNADKRPAAEATVRAALVRDAMPAAWGDVEVDTWTGLTTAYCLRRGATVIVRGVRTAADLGYEYQLAAMNEQLGIQTVWLPSRPDLVATSSTAARAYRSAQSAGGSTGPGPCIGSFGVATPDDVGPFIA; encoded by the coding sequence GTGGCGGTCTATCCCGGCACGTTCGATCCGTTCACCCCGGGGCACCGCGACCTGGTGGCCCGCGCTCGGGCGATGTTCGAACGGATCATCGTCTTGCTGGCGGTGAACGCCGACAAGCGACCAGCCGCTGAGGCCACGGTCAGGGCCGCACTCGTGCGCGACGCCATGCCCGCAGCCTGGGGCGACGTCGAGGTGGACACCTGGACCGGCCTGACGACTGCCTACTGTCTGCGACGCGGCGCCACGGTCATCGTCCGCGGCGTGCGCACGGCCGCAGACCTCGGGTACGAGTACCAGCTCGCTGCGATGAACGAGCAACTTGGTATCCAGACCGTCTGGTTGCCGTCCCGTCCGGACCTGGTCGCCACCTCGTCCACGGCCGCACGCGCATACCGGTCGGCACAGTCGGCCGGCGGGTCGACCGGGCCCGGGCCCTGCATCGGCTCGTTCGGTGTGGCCACCCCCGACGATGTCGGCCCGTTCATCGCATAA
- a CDS encoding SDR family NAD(P)-dependent oxidoreductase, with protein MPAEGPLRMTSLFSLDGKTALVTGGNQGLGKAFALGLAQAGARVAISGRREEANLSAAAEAKNAGFDLVAITADITDDSQISAMTDQAMSAFDGRIDILVNNAGICYHADAFDVTDQQWADVFDLNVRALWKTSLAVGASMRDRRSGSIINIGSMSGIIVNRPQWQPAYNASKAAVHHLTKSLAVEWAPYGIRVNAVAPGYVKTEMAPVDRPEFQRYWVEDCPQQRFALPEEIAPSVVFLASDAASFITGSILVADGGYTAV; from the coding sequence ATGCCAGCGGAAGGTCCTCTACGCATGACATCCCTGTTCAGTCTCGACGGCAAGACCGCCCTCGTCACTGGCGGCAACCAAGGACTCGGCAAGGCGTTCGCCCTCGGACTGGCACAGGCCGGCGCGCGGGTGGCCATCTCCGGCAGGCGGGAAGAAGCGAACCTCTCCGCCGCAGCCGAAGCGAAGAACGCCGGCTTCGACCTTGTTGCCATCACCGCCGACATCACCGACGACAGCCAAATCTCCGCTATGACAGACCAGGCGATGAGCGCCTTCGACGGTCGCATCGACATCCTCGTCAACAATGCCGGCATCTGCTACCACGCCGACGCCTTCGACGTGACCGACCAGCAGTGGGCCGACGTATTCGACCTCAACGTACGCGCGCTCTGGAAGACCTCCCTCGCCGTAGGCGCCAGCATGCGCGATCGCCGCTCAGGCTCGATCATCAACATCGGCAGCATGTCGGGCATCATCGTCAACCGCCCACAATGGCAGCCCGCCTACAACGCGTCGAAAGCCGCCGTCCACCACCTCACCAAGTCACTCGCCGTCGAATGGGCGCCCTACGGCATCCGCGTCAACGCGGTCGCACCGGGATACGTCAAAACCGAGATGGCTCCCGTTGACCGGCCGGAGTTCCAGCGCTACTGGGTCGAGGATTGCCCCCAGCAACGCTTCGCGCTCCCCGAGGAGATCGCCCCCAGCGTCGTCTTCCTCGCCAGCGACGCCGCATCCTTCATCACCGGCTCGATCCTCGTGGCCGACGGTGGCTACACCGCAGTCTGA
- a CDS encoding class I SAM-dependent methyltransferase — MEENWDTIADWYASQLSTGSPMHGFARDVLLAALPQDMSGARVVDLGCGEGIVTRAVAARGATVTGVDPTKRLVEHARSIERATPCGVTYAVDDGTVLTTLEDSSADWVTAGLSLNNIPDLEAAVRSVRRVLAPGGQLVFTIPHPCFEAPHASWVDTDDGMSRRLIGDYLIEGFWRSDNPSGVRRGGNQHRTVSRYLMALINHRFVIELVAEPQPDRRLIDQQPHRAGLPPFLVVRSRRV, encoded by the coding sequence GTGGAGGAAAACTGGGACACGATCGCCGACTGGTACGCCTCTCAACTGAGTACAGGCTCCCCGATGCACGGCTTCGCCCGTGACGTCCTTCTGGCCGCCCTGCCCCAAGATATGTCGGGCGCCCGTGTCGTGGATCTCGGATGTGGTGAAGGGATCGTCACGCGCGCCGTAGCCGCACGCGGGGCAACGGTCACTGGCGTAGACCCCACGAAACGCCTCGTTGAGCACGCCAGATCAATCGAGCGAGCCACGCCCTGCGGGGTCACCTACGCAGTGGACGACGGCACCGTCCTCACGACCCTTGAAGACAGCTCAGCGGACTGGGTCACCGCCGGACTATCTCTGAACAACATCCCTGATCTCGAAGCCGCCGTCCGCTCCGTCCGCCGCGTCTTGGCGCCAGGCGGCCAACTCGTCTTCACGATCCCGCACCCGTGTTTCGAGGCGCCCCACGCGAGCTGGGTCGACACCGATGACGGGATGAGCCGGCGGCTCATCGGTGACTACCTCATTGAAGGCTTTTGGAGATCAGATAACCCGTCCGGCGTACGGCGTGGTGGCAACCAGCACCGCACGGTGTCTCGATACCTGATGGCATTGATCAATCACCGATTTGTCATCGAGTTGGTCGCCGAACCACAACCGGATCGACGCCTCATCGACCAGCAACCACACCGCGCGGGCCTTCCCCCGTTTCTCGTCGTACGAAGCCGACGTGTGTAG
- a CDS encoding carboxymuconolactone decarboxylase family protein — protein sequence MEPRFNLNDSELGAKIGKRFANTSLAIMQSTLTKSTINLVELRASQINGCGFCTDAHAKDLAAAGEPAVRINLVAAWRESTVFTPAEQAALALAEQGTRLADGHQGVSDETWAQVRKHYDDDQIAALVYLVAMINAANRIGVILHMKGGAYQPGTFDSTAD from the coding sequence ATGGAACCTCGATTCAACCTGAATGACAGCGAGCTCGGTGCCAAGATCGGCAAGCGGTTCGCCAATACAAGCTTGGCGATCATGCAGTCGACGCTGACGAAGTCCACGATCAACCTGGTGGAGCTGCGCGCCAGCCAGATCAATGGCTGTGGCTTCTGCACCGACGCCCACGCCAAGGACCTCGCGGCGGCCGGCGAACCTGCGGTCCGGATCAATCTGGTCGCGGCCTGGCGCGAGTCCACTGTGTTCACCCCGGCCGAGCAGGCCGCGCTGGCACTCGCCGAGCAGGGCACCCGGCTCGCCGACGGCCACCAGGGCGTATCCGACGAGACCTGGGCCCAGGTACGCAAACACTATGACGACGACCAGATCGCCGCGCTGGTGTACTTGGTCGCCATGATCAACGCTGCCAACCGAATCGGTGTGATCCTCCACATGAAGGGTGGTGCCTACCAGCCCGGCACGTTCGACAGCACGGCGGACTGA
- a CDS encoding FAD-binding oxidoreductase, which yields MLGLSSSLRTNREFPWHERKVMNSPIEALLPDFGGDIVQPGAAEYESARRSILASGSPAYVLRPASVEDVRAGLRFAADLGLSLSVRGGGHSFAGFATNDGGVVIDLSKLADVEIVDKERHRVRIGGGATWGQVAVALAPQGMGISSGDSKSVGVGGLTLSGGIGWKVRKHGLALDNMVAAEVVTGDAEVVRASATENADLFWAIRGGGGNFGIVTTFEFLAHPTTDVFHGTIAFPASEAATVLQEWAAYLRTAPEELTSVANLANPFTGGPEAPVEIHVAFDGDDPELAAKAIDPIRRLGTVLDDSVAPKPYATTLVDGATPPPGIQIITRSAFVEPVSVPTVLRILAEVGASERPPSIAVRSLGGAVSRVPDDATAYAHRRAELLIVTAVAGPEPVLDAARPALAAIWRTLAPHVNGAYANFLTTATAEDVAAIYPAATYERLSATKRRYDPRNLFTGNHNVRPQQ from the coding sequence GTGCTTGGTCTCTCGTCATCGCTGCGTACGAATCGGGAATTTCCTTGGCATGAAAGGAAGGTCATGAACTCACCAATTGAAGCCCTTCTCCCTGACTTCGGCGGTGACATCGTCCAACCTGGCGCAGCCGAGTACGAATCGGCTCGGCGTTCCATCCTGGCATCGGGTAGTCCCGCCTACGTTCTGCGGCCCGCGAGCGTAGAGGACGTGCGAGCCGGGCTCAGATTCGCCGCCGATCTGGGTCTTTCGCTGTCCGTCCGCGGAGGAGGCCATAGCTTCGCGGGCTTCGCCACCAACGACGGTGGCGTGGTGATCGATCTCAGCAAGCTCGCGGACGTGGAAATCGTCGACAAAGAACGACACCGGGTACGCATCGGCGGCGGCGCCACCTGGGGTCAGGTCGCCGTGGCCTTGGCCCCGCAGGGCATGGGTATCTCCTCGGGAGACAGCAAGAGCGTCGGTGTCGGTGGGCTGACGTTGAGCGGCGGCATCGGTTGGAAGGTTAGGAAGCACGGTCTGGCCCTGGACAACATGGTCGCCGCGGAGGTGGTCACTGGCGATGCGGAGGTCGTGCGCGCTAGCGCGACGGAGAACGCGGACCTGTTCTGGGCGATTCGCGGGGGCGGCGGCAACTTCGGGATCGTGACGACCTTCGAATTCCTGGCGCACCCGACGACGGACGTCTTCCACGGCACGATCGCGTTCCCGGCCTCAGAGGCGGCCACCGTACTCCAGGAATGGGCGGCCTATCTCCGCACCGCCCCCGAAGAGCTCACGTCCGTGGCGAACCTCGCGAATCCCTTCACCGGTGGACCTGAGGCACCGGTGGAGATCCACGTCGCCTTCGACGGCGATGACCCGGAGCTTGCCGCGAAGGCCATCGACCCGATCCGCCGGCTCGGCACCGTGCTCGACGACAGTGTCGCGCCGAAACCGTATGCGACCACGCTCGTCGACGGCGCGACCCCACCGCCCGGCATCCAGATCATCACCCGAAGTGCCTTTGTAGAACCGGTTTCGGTGCCCACGGTCCTGCGGATCCTCGCCGAGGTTGGGGCATCCGAGCGACCGCCGTCCATCGCCGTGCGCAGCCTCGGCGGTGCGGTGTCCCGAGTCCCCGACGACGCCACCGCCTACGCGCATCGCCGAGCCGAGTTGTTGATCGTGACGGCCGTCGCGGGTCCTGAGCCGGTCCTCGACGCCGCACGCCCGGCGCTGGCGGCGATCTGGCGGACGCTCGCGCCGCACGTCAACGGCGCCTACGCCAACTTCCTAACCACCGCTACCGCGGAGGATGTCGCCGCGATCTATCCAGCAGCGACCTACGAGCGGCTTTCGGCGACGAAGCGCCGCTATGACCCCCGCAACCTGTTCACCGGCAACCACAACGTCCGACCCCAGCAATAA